One Williamsia phyllosphaerae genomic window, CGCGGTGTTCGCCCGCGGCACCGCCGAGCCCGCCGCCCCGCTGGGCATCACCGGCGTCTCCTTCGTCGAGGCGCTGCGCTCGCAGCTGCCCGGCCGGTCGTTGTCGGTGACCGGCGTGAACTACCCGGCCAGCGCGAACTTCAACAACCGGGTCGCCTTCGGCGCGACCGTTCTCACCGGTGTGCGCGCCACCCAGGACAAGATCAAGTCCATCGCCCGCACCTGCCCGCGCACCCGCATCGTCGTCGGCGGGTACTCGCAGGGCGCCGTGGTCGCGCAGTACGCGGTGAGCCCCGGCGTCACCCTGCCCGCCTCCTACGGCCGCTTCGCACGGGACGTCCCGCCGCCGCTGCCCGCCGCGGTCGCCCGCAACGTCGCCGCCGTCGTGCTCTTCGCCACCCCGTCCACGCGCTTCCTGCGCGACGCCGGCGCCCCGGTCGTGCGGGTCTCGCCGCAGTACCAGGCCAAGACCATCCGCTACTGCATCGCCGGTGACAACATCTGCAACGGTGCCCGCCTGGCCGGCCCGAACGCGCTGCACGTCCTGTACTCGGTTAACGGCGACACGCTAAACGCGGCACGCAAGGTCGTCGGGCGCCTGTAGTTCCCGTCTCATCCCGGGGACGCTCCGTACAGTCGTGGCTGTGAACGAGCAGGACGGGCCCTTCATCCGGCGTCCCGGTGGGTCCGGGCCCACCCCCGGCAATCCACGCGGCCCCGAGCGGCGTCGCGTGGTGCCGGGGCAGCCTTACGACCCGCCACGGGCGTGGTCGCAGTCCCCCGATGACCGCGGTGGAAAGCCCGCTCCGCCCCCGGCCGGTCGATACGCGCCGCGCCAGGAGCCGGAGCCCTTTCGTCCCGATCGCGGCCCGGTCCCGCCTCCTCCGGGCCGCGATCGGCGTTCGCCCGACCCGGGCGGGTTCCGTCGTCCGCCACCCCCACCGCCGCGCCGACCGGCCGATCAACCTGGTCCGCCGTCGCGGCGACCCCGCCGGCGTCGTCGCATCCCGATCGTCCGCAGCCTGCTGGTGCTGCTCCTGGTGATCGTGGTGGGCGTAGCCGGACTGACGTTCTACTACGACTCGAAGCTCAACCGCGTCGACGCGTTGAGCAGCTACCCCGGTCGCGTCCGCGACACCCCGGGCACCAACTGGCTGCTCGTCGGCTCGGATTCGCGCGCCGACCTCTCCGCCGAGCAGAAACGGCAGCTCGCCACCGGCGACAGCGACGGCAAACGCACCGACACGATCATGCTCATCCACATCCCCAGCAGCGGGAAGGCGATGATCATCTCCATCCCCCGCGACCTCTACGTCACCATCCCGGGGCAGGGGCCGGACAAGATCAACGCGGCGTTCAACGGTGGTCCGAAGCTACTGGTGCAGACCATCGAGACGTTCACGAAGGTGCACATCGATCACTACGCCGAGATCGGGTTCGGCGGCTTCGACACGCTCGTCGACGCGGTCGGTGGCGTCAACATATGTCTCGATCAACCGCTGCGGGACCCCAAGGCCGGTCTACGACTCCGCGCCGGCTGCCAGGACCTCAACGGG contains:
- a CDS encoding LCP family protein, yielding MNEQDGPFIRRPGGSGPTPGNPRGPERRRVVPGQPYDPPRAWSQSPDDRGGKPAPPPAGRYAPRQEPEPFRPDRGPVPPPPGRDRRSPDPGGFRRPPPPPPRRPADQPGPPSRRPRRRRRIPIVRSLLVLLLVIVVGVAGLTFYYDSKLNRVDALSSYPGRVRDTPGTNWLLVGSDSRADLSAEQKRQLATGDSDGKRTDTIMLIHIPSSGKAMIISIPRDLYVTIPGQGPDKINAAFNGGPKLLVQTIETFTKVHIDHYAEIGFGGFDTLVDAVGGVNICLDQPLRDPKAGLRLRAGCQDLNGQQALGLVRTRAFPNADLERVVNQRKFLSALMSKASGASTVLNPFRLFPFVSGTVSSITVDNGDHIWNLALLAWALRSSPLTTTTPNGGSENTDSGDALAVDDDTTTFFDYIAKDVTVPAQLLQNTGGAIS
- a CDS encoding cutinase family protein; this encodes MLKRLLVTVLCGFIASTGLAMATTTSQASAAPACSDVAAVFARGTAEPAAPLGITGVSFVEALRSQLPGRSLSVTGVNYPASANFNNRVAFGATVLTGVRATQDKIKSIARTCPRTRIVVGGYSQGAVVAQYAVSPGVTLPASYGRFARDVPPPLPAAVARNVAAVVLFATPSTRFLRDAGAPVVRVSPQYQAKTIRYCIAGDNICNGARLAGPNALHVLYSVNGDTLNAARKVVGRL